A genome region from Panicum virgatum strain AP13 chromosome 4K, P.virgatum_v5, whole genome shotgun sequence includes the following:
- the LOC120705093 gene encoding very-long-chain 3-oxoacyl-CoA reductase 1-like has translation MDAPVWFITLACLGALYVAALCARPLAYLALCLRRSKDLHRYGSWAIVTGPTSGLGWSMAMELARRGLNLVLLDLDAANLQETSQAIEARHAVNIKTVVLDLALVATPQGDEAIRRLREAIASLDVGLLVNNAAVNTPGAVYLHEADIERFVRMIRVNLWGLTEVTAAVLPRMLARGRGAIVNVGSGSTVAVPSFPLYTVYSSTKKYVASFSRSLYVEYKSNGIDVQYQVPFYVHTRMLSSAVKEKLRPWFVATADEYTRTAVRWIGSGPLCVPGVAQKLQWCLTGFVPDWAHDWYRIRLHLQHRAVTRGGRRAVIPDGSSCSRAGQVMAIGNSYSSGGEPKVRS, from the exons ATGGACGCGCCGGTGTGGTTCATCACGCTGGCCTGCCTCGGCGCGCTGTACGTCGCCGCCCTCTGCGCCCGGCCCCTCGCCTACCTCGCGCTCTGCCTGCGCCGCTCAAAGGACCTCCACCGCTACGGCTCCTGGGCCATCGTCACCGGCCCGACGTCCGGCCTCGGCTGGTCCATGGCCATGGAGCTGGCGCGCCGTGGCCTCAacctcgtcctcctcgacctCGACGCCGCCAACCTCCAGGAGACCTCCCAGGCGATCGAGGCCCGCCACGCCGTGAACATCAAGACCGTCGTGCTCGACCTCGCCCTCGTCGCCACCCCTCAAG GCGACGAGGCGATCCGGCGGCTCCGGGAGGCGATCGCGAGCCTGGACGTGGGGCTGCTGGTGAACAACGCCGCCGTGAACACGCCCGGCGCGGTGTACCTGCACGAGGCAGACATCGAGCGGTTCGTGCGGATGATCCGGGTGAACCTGTGGGGGCTGACGGaggtgacggcggcggtgctgccgCGGATGCTGGCGCGGGGGAGGGGCGCCATCGTCAACGTTGGCTCGGGCTCCACGGTGGCCGTCCCGTCCTTCCCCCTCTACACCGTCTACAGCTCCACGAAAAA ATATGTTGCTTCGTTCTCCAGAAGCCTTTACGTCGAGTACAAGAGCAATGGAATCGACGTCCAATACCAGGTCCCGTTCTACGTGCACACGCGCATGCTGTCGAGCGCCGTGAAGGAGAAGCTCCGGCCGTGGTTCGTGGCGACGGCGGACGAGTACACGCGCACGGCGGtgcggtggatcgggagcgGGCCGCTGTGCGTGCCCGGCGTCGCCCAGAAGCTCCAGTGGTGCCTCACCGGGTTCGTCCCCGACTGGGCCCACGACTGGTACCGGATCCGCCTGCACCTGCAGCACAGAGCCGTCACCCGGGGCGGCCGCCGGGCTGTGATCCCCGACGGCAGCAGTTGTTCACGGGCGGGTCAGGTGATGGCCATCGGGAATTCCTATTCATCTGGTGGCGAGCCAAAGGTCAGGAGCTAA